The Paralichthys olivaceus isolate ysfri-2021 chromosome 9, ASM2471397v2, whole genome shotgun sequence genome contains a region encoding:
- the flrt1b gene encoding leucine-rich repeat transmembrane protein FLRT1 translates to MAAESLAELRDWLFLLLLCLTLLAEVLELAAAAIAMETGEGDEGIVCPSVCRCDEGFVYCNDRGLSLIPPLPLTAAILYLQSNRLSNAGLPPSLERSNSIRVIYLYANQLDEFPIHLPPSLRELHLQDNNIRTLPRSSLAKLPLLERLHLDDNSISTVSIQERAFSGTPRLRLLFLSRNHLSSIPAGLPASLEELRLDDNRISTIPTHAFRGLSSLRRLVLDGNLLANTRIADDTFSRLSNLTELSLVRNALQSPPVKLPSAHLIRLHLQDNGMTHIPRGALDGMRRLQRLDLSGNNLTSLPRGLLKDTESLEMLLLRGNPWYCGCNLRWLHAWLHSRGAGVTVRGLTCQGPESVRGQILRDLTDLMEQCEGPAVGPSTGVGVNPAEKDGGSEDGVGGGQAVASVPHGSTTTSSLLVSTQGSLFTLRAKRPGIVMPLPPSEGGQISGEALELTVKPLTSDSVLVSWLCPQPVPSFRLSWLRLGSSAALGSITETLVPGERTQYLLTQLTPHSHYLICLLPLRQEHSYGGSSMGSSRAGSMDTDSKDSAPACAQIETGEALISSGGEGSDKEGHDSEITALPLAGIIGGATALVSLLLIFGIFCWYGQRAGYMSGDSGSYSRGRGGKPYDDYVESGTKKDTSILEIRAPPAGFQMTTMAHQPLQPKLEDVTYIHTIFPSSSSSSQANGTYRSTHGVGSLNGTILSQTSHHHVTYGTNRGYRDGGIPDIDYAYT, encoded by the coding sequence ATGGCAGCTGAGAGTCTTGCTGAGCTCCGCGACTGGCTTTTTCTGCTTCTCCTGTGCCTCACCTTATTGGCTGAGGTGCTGGAACTGGCGGCGGCGGCAATTGCCATGGAGACGGGTGAGGGAGATGAGGGCATTGTTTGTCCCTCAGTGTGCCGCTGTGATGAGGGTTTTGTCTACTGCAACGACCGTGGCCTCAGCCTAATTCCTCCGCTACCTTTAACAGCTGCCATCCTCTACTTGCAGAGCAACCGGCTAAGTAATGCTGGGCTGCCTCCCTCACTGGAACGTAGTAATTCCATACGAGTGATTTACCTGTACGCTAACCAACTAGATGAATTCCCTATACACCTCCCGCCTTCATTACGAGAGCTCCATTTGCAGGATAATAATATACGAACGTTACCGCGGTCAAGTTTGGCCAAATTACCGTTGCTAGAACGTTTACACCTGGATGATAACTCTATATCTACGGTTAGCATCCAGGAGAGAGCTTTTTCGGGGACTCCACGGCTTCGACTGCTGTTCCTGTCTCGAAACCACCTGTCAAGCATTCCTGCGGGTTTGCCAGCTTCCTTGGAAGAGTTGCGACTTGATGACAACAGAATAAGCACCATCCCCACACACGCCTTCCGGGGGCTCTCCTCACTCCGACGCTTAGTACTGGATGGAAACCTGTTGGCCAACACACGCATTGCAGATGACACCTTTTCCCGTCTCTCCAACCTGACTGAGCTGTCGCTGGTCAGGAATGCACTGCAGTCCCCACCTGTCAAACTGCCTTCCGCTCACCTGATAAGACTTCATTTGCAAGACAATGGAATGACCCACATACCAAGGGGGGCACTTGATGGGATGAGGCGGCTACAGAGGTTGGACCTGTCAGGAAACAATCTGACCAGTCTCCCCAGAGGACTTCTGAAGGACACAGAAAGCCTGGAGATGCTACTATTGCGAGGAAACCCTTGGTACTGTGGGTGCAACCTTCGCTGGCTACATGCCTGGCTGCACAGCCGGGGGGCAGGAGTGACAGTCAGAGGTCTGACCTGTCAAGGGCCTGAGTCTGTAAGGGGCCAGATCTTGAGAGACCTAACCGACCTGATGGAGCAGTGTGAAGGCCCCGCTGTTGGTCCCAGCACTGGAGTCGGGGTAAACCCAGcagaaaaagatggaggaagtgaagatggTGTTGGAGGGGGCCAAGCAGTGGCTTCAGTTCCACATGGCAGCACTACCACTTCCTCTCTGTTGGTCTCCACACAAGGTTCACTCTTTACCCTGCGAGCCAAGCGGCCGGGCATTGTTATGCCTCTGCCACCCAGTGAAGGAGGACAGATATCTGGAGAGGCCTTGGAGCTGACTGTAAAACCTCTCACTTCAGACAGTGTACTGGTCAGTTGGCTGTGCCCACAGCCGGTACCCTCCTTCCGCTTGTCGTGGCTGAGGTTGGGTAGCAGTGCAGCTCTTGGTTCAATAACGGAGACTTTGGTTCCTGGGGAGAGGACACAGTACCTCCTTACCCAGCTCACCCCACACTCACATTACCTCATCTGCCTGCTGCCACTACGTCAGGAGCACTCCTATGGGGGTTCTAGCATGGGTTCATCTCGAGCTGGCAGCATGGACACGGACAGTAAAGACTCAGCCCCTGCCTGTGCTCAAATAGAGACTGGAGAAGCTCTGATAAGCTCAGGAGGGGAGGGGTCAGATAAAGAGGGCCACGACTCAGAGATAACAGCCCTGCCATTAGCTGGGATCATAGGGGGTGCTACAGCATTGGTAAGCCTGTTGTTGATATTTGGCATATTCTGCTGGTATGGACAGAGGGCAGGTTACATGTCCGGGGACTCGGGCTCATACAGCAGGGGCCGGGGTGGAAAACCTTATGATGACTATGTAGAATCGGGCACCAAGAAAGACACTTCCATTTTAGAGATCAGGGCCCCCCCTGCAGGGTTTCAGATGACAACTATGGCCCATCAGCCACTGCAGCCGAAGCTGGAGGATGTTACTTATATCCACACtattttcccctcctcttcttcttcctcccaaGCTAACGGGACCTACCGGAGCACCCACGGGGTTGGCAGCCTAAATGGCACCATCCTCAGCCAAACCAGTCACCATCATGTCACTTATGGCACCAACCGTGGCTACAGAGATGGTGGTATTCCCGACATAGATTATGCCTACACGTGA